One segment of Theobroma cacao cultivar B97-61/B2 chromosome 9, Criollo_cocoa_genome_V2, whole genome shotgun sequence DNA contains the following:
- the LOC108663289 gene encoding uncharacterized protein LOC108663289 has translation MGFLDSSKPCPPLTITRDNKEEPNSTFLYWSRQDQLLLHAIVASISEPLIPLIASSKTSSEAWKKLSRLYANSFRSRVMTLKDKLHVPSDNKSIVEYVQNLKTIDDELALIGSSVSNDDLVLHILNGVGFEYREIFSVVRACETTIFLEKLYDKLVEYEHYLKQEENSSVVITANAASRSYNSNQRGHTSFNNHSQQGQKNYNKESPQFQALHSQDPIMENFTAAPQTLSSNWLADTSASHHVTSDLSNLSIQSDYDGTDQIDIGDGSATHVSDWC, from the exons ATGGGGTTTCTTGATAGCTCAAAACCTTGTCCGCCATTAACAATCACTAGAGATAACAAGGAGGAGCCAAATTCTACCTTTCTTTATTGGTCACGACAAGATCAATTACTGCTTCATGCCATTGTTGCTTCAATTTCAGAGCCCTTAATTCCCCTCATAGCCTCATCCAAAACTTCTTCTGAGGCTTGGAAGAAGCTTTCACGGCTTTATGCTAACAGCTTTCGATCCAGAGTAATGACATTGAAAGATAAGCTTCATGTTCCAAGCGACAACAAATCTATTGTAGAATATGtgcaaaatctcaaaactatTGATGATGAACTTGCGTTAATTGGGTCATCGGTATCTAATGATGATCTTGTTCTTCATATTCTGAATGGTGTAGGCTTCGAGTATCGTGAAATTTTTTCTGTTGTTCGAGCTTGTGAAACCActatttttttggaaaaactTTATGATAAGCTTGTTGAATATGAACATTATCTTAAACAAGAGGAAAATAGTTCTGTCGTTATCACTGCAAATGCTGCATCTCGTTCTTATAATTCAAATCAAAGAGGACACACTAGCTTTAATAATCACTCTCAACAAGGGcaaaaaaattacaacaaaG AGAGTCCTCAATTTCAGGCCTTGCACTCACAGGACCCTATAATGGAAAATTTCACTGCTGCTCCTCAAACACTGTCATCCAACTGGTTAGCTGACACAAGCGCATCCCATCATGTTACAAGTGACTTGAGTAATCTTTCAATTCAGTCAGACTATGATGGTACTGATCAAATTGATATTGGAGATGGTTCAG CAACCCATGTTTCAGATTGGTGTTAA
- the LOC18589930 gene encoding uncharacterized protein LOC18589930 — protein MASASFRFLTLAILVIAGTLVFGNHGVSADCKTSIPSLISQCSKYVQVSGPEIPPSQGCCDVMKDLDIPCLCNLVTPEVEKLVSMEKVVFVARTCGLTLEPGMKCGSFTVPPA, from the exons ATGGCCTCTGCAAGTTTCCGTTTCTTGACCTTGGCAATCTTGGTAATTGCTGGAACCCTGGTTTTCGGAAACCACGGGGTTTCAGCTGACTGCAAAACTAGTATTCCGAGCCTTATATCCCAATGCTCCAAATATGTTCAAGTGTCAGGGCCAGAAATCCCTCCATCCCAGGGTTGCTGTGATGTGATGAAAGATCTCGACATTCCATGCCTTTGCAACCTTGTTACCCCAGAGGTGGAGAAGCTTGTTAGTATGGAGAAGGTGGTCTTTGTAGCTCGAACCTGTGGCTTGACTCTTGAGCCTGGAATGAAATGTGGAA GTTTCACTGTTCCACCTGCTTGA